Within Halobacterium jilantaiense, the genomic segment GGAGGATCCAGAGACGTCATTATGTGCTTTGAGTGCCGTCCCACTGAGCGCACTGAGAGCGACAATCCCGGGCGTCGAAATTGTCGTGAATTTCGCGTATTTAACTGCTTCAGTGCCTACGCGAATACCCGTTCGGACCGACTCTTTCCAATCAACTTGTTCTCGGGCACTTCGAATTCTATCGAGGATTGTCTGGTCAATCACCACACTAGATGGAGTTGGCCCTTCCCCGCTACCACTTGAGGAAGAGCGAGTACCGCCATTTGAGTTAGTAAAGTCGGAAGTTTGGCGAGTTTGGGTCTCTCCCTGAAGACGGCTCGTTTGGTCTGATGTTGCAGCTAGGTCCTCAATGAATCTGACCAGACTATTTACTTCAGAGCGCTCTGTGTTCGGATGGAGATATACCTCGAATTTCGCTGTGACCGTCGTCAATTTCAGCTTGTAAACCGCGTCAACATCGCTCGTTACCCCGCCCTGTTCTTGGACATTCCATTCATAATGGGCCGGTGGGGAAACATCTGCTTCGATGTCGATGATTCTGTTAATTTGAACAGCTGCTAGTGCATCTCCGCCGGGATCGCCGAGAACGACGAGAAGGCGTTCATCGGTAGCGATGACGATAGGACGGTACCCCTCTTCAGCCATCATCGCATAGACGCTAGGTTCGTCTCGAAGGTATCGACTCTCTTCCCGATCTCGGACGATTATGTACTTATTCGCTAGTAAAATGTAGTGTGGATCTTCGCTCGGGGAAAGATAGCCTAGTAATGGTCGATCATGGCTACGGCGTTTCTGGAGGTCATCGGTCGAGAATAGTCGAGAAATGAAACCAGATTTTTGCGCCGTCAGTCGCTCCGCTGATACCGTATCTGACTCTGCTTCCGCAGCCAATTGCTCTGCATATTCCTTTTCCCACCAGTACGCATCCTCAGGATACGATACCCAGCCAGTCTCGTGTCCGCATTCCGGGCACTTGCTGACAACGGACGGTAATTGTTCGCCACAGGAGACGCATGCTGACATGGCCATCCGTTCAAAAGGTTGTGACTTAAGCGTTGGTAGGTGATGGACGAGAGTAGTGTCTTCACTGCACTTACCGATACCCCTATCGAGGTTTGTTAGCTGGTGGGAGTTTCAACGAGTCGTTGCATTGGGAGTACTCTTATCACAGCACCGTGCAACGATTCGACGTATCTGAGGTTCGATTACGTGCCATCATCATCTATTCGGTCACGGTTCGACGGGACGTTGGTCACGGTACCGTTCGGCGGTGACAACGTCGAGCGTACTGCGCGGGACGAATATCGAACCCTCCTCGACGAGTACGATTCTGAGGATGTGCTCGTTTTGACGGGTGCGCCGACGAGTTCGGACACGTTCCGAGAGACGTTAGGTGAGGAGCTGTCGGGTGCGGCGACGCCGTACGTAAGTTCACTCGTGGTGCACGCGACTGATGTCCTGAATCAGACGGATGAACGCGTCATTCTCTCTGACGCGCTGCGGCGTGAGCTCCTTCATCGGTTCCTCGCGGACTACGAGTGGGAGACGGAGTACCTCCAGCGGGCGGCTGAACAGCCGTCGTTCATCGACCATGTAGACCAGGTGATGGACACGATTTCCTGGCAGACTATCACGCCTGAGGAGACACCGGAACTCCGGGAGATTACGGCTGCGCTTGACGCGTTCCACGAGTGGCTGGCCGAGCACGACCACATCGAACGCGGGCAACTCATCTCCGAAGCGCTTGACGTGCTTACCGGGGATGGCCGCGACGCTGTCGTTGATTTCGAGGCGGTGCTTGCGGTGGAGTTTGAGGAGTTCTTCCCGCTCGACCGCGCATACCTCGACGCGCTCGCGGGCGACAGTGAGCTCGTCTGTATCGCCGAGGAGAACGCGAGCGTGCGCCGCACGTGGGTCGAAACAGGACCGGTTACGGACCACGTCTCGTTCAGCGAATCCCGACGCGGGGATTCGGAGACGCCGTCCACCCGGCCGGCTGCCACGGCAGCGTATTTCGCTGAGGAGACAGTGTCAGCGGATCCGGAAACTGGGTCGGTCTCTGTGCTCGCTGCTGATTCCAGTGACGAGCAGCTCGCCGAGATTGCGAACGAGATTGAAGCACTCGTCGCGCAACAAGACTGGAGCTACGACGACATCGCGGTCGCCACGAAGCAAAGCGGGAGTGCTGTGACCGACGTGATTGAGGCGTTCGAGCGGTCGGGGATTCCGACAGAATCGACGACTGTGACGGGGTTCGGTGACGATCCCGCGATTCGGGAGCTCCTCGCTGTCGTTCGGCACCTCGCAGCCGACGACGACGATGACGTGCCCGGGCACGGTCCAGACCTCGATGAAGAGCGGGTAGACCGCGCTGCAGAGATAGATGGGCTCGAAGAGGCGTTGCGGTGGTGGGCGACGGAGTCGGGGTTGAAAGCGCAGATTGCGGAGCGGGCATCGCCGCTGGATGCTCGGGCGGAGTTTGGGAACGTCAGGCGAGCGTTCCGGATGGCGGCGTTCCTCGAAGACACCGAGTTCATGGAGGCGACGTGGGCGTCGCTCGCGGAGATGCTGGAACGCGCCCACGAGTATGCGCCCCAGCAGAATCAGACGAGTGCGACGGAGCTCGATGGTGGCGTTCGCGTCGATCACTTGCAGGCGATCAAGAACGAGTCGTTCCGCGCGGTGTTCCTCGTGAATCTCGTCGACAGCGAGTACCCAGGTGACCCGTTCCTGTCGCGGTTGTTCCCGACCGAGCGTGTCGCATCGATGCCGGATTACCCGGGCGTCACGCAACTCGATGATGGGGAGGTAGGCGCGACGTTCCCGACGACGTCGACGGCGTCGGGGCGGCCATTCGCGCAGTACCACACTGAGCACGCGCGGCGACGGTTGGCTGTCGGTGCGGGTGCGGCGTCGGAGCGGCTGTACTGTTGTCTCTACGAGTTCGAGGACACGGCGCTCGAAGAGCGCGCGCAGGCATCGCGGTTCCTCACGGCGGCGTACGACGATCTGCCGTGGGTGACCGAAGCCGACGATCCCGGCATTACGAGCGAGCGGGCGGCGGAGGAGTATCTACTGTCGCGGGTTGACGACGCGCTCGCGGAGGTAAGCCGGGCGACCAGTCAGGACGTGACCGTGTCGCTTGACGAGGTGGAAGCAGAACTCGGTGAGATCCAAGAGTTGCTCGAACGGAGCGGCGCTCGGGGTGAGGAGCTCCGGAAGGCGTTGCGTGCGCGTGTCGAGCTGGCGACCGGGGAGGTGCGGCGATGAGTTCGTCGCTGTCCCCGTCTCGGTTGGCGACGTACGCGACGTGTCCGCGGCAGTACGACTACGGCTACGTGCAGGACGTGAACACGCCAGACCGGACGGAACTGTATCTCAACCAGGGGACGATCTATCACGAGACGATCGAGGACGTCTGTGACGAGACCGACCGCGACGATGCTCCGGAGACGATACACGAGCGGGCGATGCGGGTCTTCGATGCGAAGTGGGCTGAACACAGTACTGCGGAGGATTACGAATCGGATGCGCATCAGGCGTACCAGCGGGCGGAGAATCGTGCGGGCATCGCGGCGTTTTTCGATCCGGACGGCGGTGACGGTATCGAGCACGCGCGGCGGTCGGTCGCCACCGAGGTGTGGGTTGAGTGCGAGTGTGACGGCGTCCGTCTCCACGGGAAGGCCGATAACGTTGTTCGGACCGATGAGGGGCTCCATATCTTCGACTACAAGCGGAACGTGCGTGGTGTCCTCACCCCGTGGACTGCTCAGTATCTCGCGGATCACCGCGACGGCGACGCGCACGAACCGAAACGCGTCCGGAACGCGTTCCAGACGGCGACGTACGTTGAAGGTGTGAAGAACGAGGCTTTCTATGAGGCGGACATGGA encodes:
- a CDS encoding PD-(D/E)XK nuclease family protein, giving the protein MDTISWQTITPEETPELREITAALDAFHEWLAEHDHIERGQLISEALDVLTGDGRDAVVDFEAVLAVEFEEFFPLDRAYLDALAGDSELVCIAEENASVRRTWVETGPVTDHVSFSESRRGDSETPSTRPAATAAYFAEETVSADPETGSVSVLAADSSDEQLAEIANEIEALVAQQDWSYDDIAVATKQSGSAVTDVIEAFERSGIPTESTTVTGFGDDPAIRELLAVVRHLAADDDDDVPGHGPDLDEERVDRAAEIDGLEEALRWWATESGLKAQIAERASPLDARAEFGNVRRAFRMAAFLEDTEFMEATWASLAEMLERAHEYAPQQNQTSATELDGGVRVDHLQAIKNESFRAVFLVNLVDSEYPGDPFLSRLFPTERVASMPDYPGVTQLDDGEVGATFPTTSTASGRPFAQYHTEHARRRLAVGAGAASERLYCCLYEFEDTALEERAQASRFLTAAYDDLPWVTEADDPGITSERAAEEYLLSRVDDALAEVSRATSQDVTVSLDEVEAELGEIQELLERSGARGEELRKALRARVELATGEVRR
- a CDS encoding PD-(D/E)XK nuclease family protein; its protein translation is MSSSLSPSRLATYATCPRQYDYGYVQDVNTPDRTELYLNQGTIYHETIEDVCDETDRDDAPETIHERAMRVFDAKWAEHSTAEDYESDAHQAYQRAENRAGIAAFFDPDGGDGIEHARRSVATEVWVECECDGVRLHGKADNVVRTDEGLHIFDYKRNVRGVLTPWTAQYLADHRDGDAHEPKRVRNAFQTATYVEGVKNEAFYEADMEVRFSFYGLLHDTDFTSTPDGYEVSASGKERETTELYEEHYDTIWALIREAHDGITSERYEPAFFELITEEACPDCDYREMCADRLSTEVQR